GAAAGGCCCTCTGATAAGCTTCGTAATCAGGAGGATTGTCAGGATCCCAAGGATTTCCAGGTTCTCTTGAGCAATTTCTTCCAGCGGAATGGGTTCTAGAGCAACAACCACCATATGTAATGGATTATCGACGGGAGACTCAGGaggtggtgttgctggtggtgTTGCCTCAGGGGGCGGAACACCGCGGCTTGCCGCCATTTCGCTTCGAATATCTGAGAGATCGAATTGATTGTCGGCCATCTATAAAGTGCAAAAGGAGATTACGTGAGGATTCAAGAATTACACAGTGAAAGAAGGAGCGAGACAAGTTACGATTTTTGAGAAATCAGAGAGAATGCACAAGAGTAGTAAGCAAGGGTTCAATTTGACAAGAATAAATATCAGTTCTTGTTTCAACGGTaaaattttcatgaattttcCTGCAACTGAATCATATTATTGCCCCTAAATCAAATGGTAACTTGGATTCAAACCTGTGTTACAACACTTCCAAAGAGTTATCAAGATAAAACCCACGTCGATTGCAACCCACGGACGCAAGAAATAACttagattaaaatatttgaatgatTAGAATTTTCATCAACTGATATAGGTCAAAAACTGATATGTCATTGTGCATGATTAATTCatgaaacaaataaaaatatgcatgACCTAAATATGCGTACAACATGATGAATTTCCGAAATGTCAAGCAATATATAAATTGTTCTGTGTCTGGACTCGGTGTTGGCAACAAAGTTTGGCAACACCACTGAGTTTTGGTCAAACTTGCATAAAGTTTTCTTTGATTCAGAAatggtagctcccacactagagGAACGGTCTTCAATGGAATCCCCTAGGTAGCTTTTTTCATTACTATTTTAACTTACAAGTGGTAGCTCCCACgctagaagaacggtcttcaaTGGACTATTCTAGTTAGCTTTttccatttttcttcaaaggaaaaatattaattatatttttttatttacctcttttctgtttttctccTTAGGCTCACATTTTCTAAGtcacttttttttatattggaCAAGATCGCGATATCCATGAATATCCTCAATTACTCGGTGACTTGGATTGAGCATACTTCACTCTTCAACATTTGATTTGAAGTAAGACCACTCAGAGAATACCTTTCAGAAATTGCCTTCACTTTGTTCAGACTTTACACAATTAaataagattattattatttatgcaaTATGTCTAGCATCCTAAAAAGAGACATGCCAAAATGGTGTTGTCACcggtgttggcaacaccaatGACAACATGTGTATGATTATTGTACGCACATGCTGAGAGACTTCCGAAGGTTGGAAAATCTCTCAAAGTCCAAAGGTTTCGTGAAAATATCAGCCACCTGGTTATCAGTCCTAACAAATTCCAGTCGAATTATACCtttttcaaccaaatctcgaataaagtgatgtcttatatctatgtgttttgttcgagagtgttgcACAGGATTCTTAGAAATGTCTATAGCACTGGAGTTGTCACAATACACTATCATGATGTCACTGTGAAAACCATAATCTTCAATCATTTGGTTCATCCAAACAAGTTGTGAGCAGCGACTAGCAGCTACTACATACTCAGACTCAGCTGTAAACAGGGACACACAATTTTGCTTCTTACTGTACCAAGACACAAGGTTGTTCCCTAGGTAAAAACATCCACCCGATGTGCTCTTCCTATCATATAGGTCTCTGGCCCAGTCAGCATCAGAAAAACCTACCAAGTTTTTGTTTGTGTCTTGTGTGTACCACAATCCTAATTCTAGTGTACCTGCAATGTATCTAAGTATACGTTTCACAGCTTTTAGGTGCGATATTTTTGGATTTTCTTGGTACCTAGCATACAAACACACTGAACATGATGTCGGGGCGAGTAGCAGTTAAGTACAAAAGATTACCGATGATGCTGCGGTAcatggtgttgtcaacaccgtcGGCAACATCATCTTTAGAAAGTTTTTCACTTGACTCCATGGGAGTTTTCATATGCTTAGAATTatcatttgagaattttttaacCAGATTCTTAGCATACTTGGATTGACACAGAAATATACCATCTTGCAATTGTGTAACTTGCAACCCAAGGAAGAAATTCAACTCTCctaccatgctcatttcaaattgtgaTGACATGCATTCAACAAAGTTATCAACAAGCTTTTGTGATGAAGCACCGAAGATAATGTAATCCACATAAACTTggcaaatcaaaatatcatgcttcaatttttgaataaagAAGGTTTTATCAACCTCACCTCGTTTAAAGCCCAAGTTGATCAAGTAATCAGCCAACCTACCGTACCATGCTCGTGGGGCCTGTTTCAGTCCATATAGAGCCTTCTTCAGCTTGTAGACATGCTCCATGTGATGAGGATATTCAAATTCTTTAGGTTGACTAACATATGCTTCCTCATTCAAAATaccatttaagaaagcactTTTTACATCAATTTGATACAATTTGATACGCATATGGCATGCAACAGTAAGCAAAAGTCGGACTGACTCAATTCGGGTTACAGGAGCAAAGGTTTCATCAAAATCCACCCCCTCAACCTGCGTATACCCTTGAGCTACCAACCGAGCCTTGTTCCGAATAATGTTACCAAATTCATCtgttttattcttgaaaatccattttgttCCAATAACATTCATCTTTTAAAGCATCATTAATATTCTCGGGTTCAATTTGAGACACAAAACAAGAGCGACTTACCTGTGAAAAAGTGGAACTCATACAGACCAGTCCAATCATTTTGCGATGATCCACTTTGTATTTCTTTCTTGTTCGAACTTCATTATGCACCTCGCCGATGATCTGAGAAGATGGATGGTTCTTCTGAATCTTATTTGGAATATCCTTCCCTTCACTGTTAACCCCATCATCACTGTCTTCATTCTCCAAAGTTTCTGTTGGTGTTGTGCTGGGTGTTGCCTCACTGGTCTCAACACCAGCCTCAACACCGTTTCTGGTCTGTGGCTCACTTACATCTGCTAGTCCTTCAGTATCATCCTCCTTTGTTTTTCCTGTTAGATCTGCAAAATCATCAAACACAACATTTATGGATTCAATAGTTGCCCTAGTTCTCAAGTTGAACACACGGTAAGCTCGGCTATTCATTGAAATCCGAGAAATAGGCACTTATCACTTTTGAAGTCAAATTTGGCAAGGTGGTCTCtatcatttaaaacataacaAACACAACCAAAAATATGAAAGTATTTGAGGTTTGGTTTCTTCCCCATGATGATTTCATAGGAAGTCATGGTAGACCCATTCCTCAAAAACACACGGTTGGAAATGTGACATGTTGTGTTCAAGGCTTCAGCCCAAAAATGTTTCGACAAATTCTTTGAGCTTAGCATGTCGAGCCATTTCTTGAAGTGTTCGATTCTTCCTTTCAGCttttccattttgttgaggagttTTAGGAGCTGAAAATTCATGAGTGATTCATTTCTTTTCGCACAATGAAGTAAAATGTGAATTTTCAAACTCTTTACCATGATCAGTTCTTATTTTAATCACCCTCACATCATGCAAATTTGTTATTCTAGCATGCAACTTTTTAAAGACATCAAAAGTGTCGGATTTTTCTCTAATAAAACTTACCCAAGTAAAACGCGAGAAATCATCAACACATGCAAATGAGTATTTCTTAGCACGCAAGCTCTCAACATCCATTGGACCCATTAGATCCATGTACAAAAGTTCAAGGCATCGTGTGATACCGAAGTGTTGCAACACCGGATGCGCAACACGGGTTTGTTTACCTTTCTGACACGGTTCACAGACATAGGTATTACCTGAGCTTAAATTAGGCATACCTTTCATAGCATCAAACTTACACAGATTCTTCAAGGTCTTGAAGCTCACGTGACCCAATTTTTGATGCCAGAGATCTAGATCACTTACTTTGGCACTACGACACTCATCACCTTCTCCCAATTGGTAGCAATTGTCAGCTGATCGAGCACCTGACATAACACACATATCGGCTTTATTGTAAACTTcactattatttttattgaatttagcaTGTAAATCATCATCACAAAGTTGACTTATGCTTATTAAGTTTGAGTTAAGTCCTTCAACATGTAAAACATTGTGGAGTTCAGGAAGCCCATCAACATTCAGGGTTCCTTTGCCTACAATTCTTCCTTTAACACCACCACCATAGGTCGCACGTCCACTTTTTACTTCAACATAATCTGTGAGGTATGCTTTAGTTCCGGTCATGTGGCGTGAGCACCCACTGTCAAAGTACCATGCACCTGCAATGTTAGTTCTCAAGGAAGTATAAATGACATTGCACCGAATAACAGTTTTTGGTACCCATATTTTCCTTGTGGAAGAATTCTTGACTGCGGTGTTGGGAAACACCTTGTGCAACACCCGATTTGAATGCCAGTTCAGGTAGTCATTTCTTTGTTTGTAGCAGAAGGGTTTGATGTGCCCATGCTTATGGCAGTAGTGACAAATGAAATGATGATTTCTTTGCTTAGGTTTTACCGACTTCTTAAATTGTGGCATCTTCACTGATGAGTGAACTTTTGAAGGTGAGGATGAAAAACTTGTTTGTTTCGGCTTTTGTTCAGAGACCGCCTTTGAGACTGACCGAGTCTCCATAGGAGAGTTTTCAGTAAAGAGGACAGTACAATCTTCACTACCCTTTACAAACACTATAGACTTTGGTCCAGAGTTGGATGATTCACCATGTTCATATATGCTTTCAATATATCCAAGGCCAATTTTGCCGTCCTTTCCCATCGTCAGCATTGTGGCAAGTTTTGATGAACTTGAGTTGTATTTAGCAAGTGTCTTTGAAGCCTTCTGAAGATCATCCTTGACTTTGCATAATTCGAGGTCCTTCCTAC
This sequence is a window from Primulina huaijiensis isolate GDHJ02 chromosome 13, ASM1229523v2, whole genome shotgun sequence. Protein-coding genes within it:
- the LOC140991249 gene encoding uncharacterized protein, with amino-acid sequence MDPSNTSAAFRSPVLDGSNYALWKVKMRMYIKSIEERAWQRVLDGWSPPKLVDVVGDSRVKPENVWTNDKVQTSNFNSKALNAILTSVDVNMFSLITNCISAKEAWDILQKHCEGSESVSRTKLRMLTSKFESLRMEENETIVEYDRRLRDIANEAFSLGDPMLNERLVSKVLRSPPERFNIKIFAIDESKDTSALNLEDLISSLRTFEMNPDLQKRNKGKAVALQTTDDSIDNLIQEAYESDLGEESISLITKKFGDCLKRMKDKKKTMSTPKPSLVPFEKNKMSTPSQENFKPKNEVMSRLETKRMDSVQCRECSGYGHYANECANRLRKNKNIAVTLSDEDSDEDLESSKGEEFTSLSTILKNTHQLQVNPLGVATGVATPGRNTASKVVCLNAKSLENSKLDEIQGSYQEELTVEIAQMMYEELYDDWLKRNETNSMLSKENTKLKSNLSRLVVLLSRKDLELCKVKDDLQKASKTLAKYNSSSSKLATMLTMGKDGKIGLGYIESIYEHGESSNSGPKSIVFVKGSEDCTVLFTENSPMETRSVSKAVSEQKPKQTSFSSSPSKVHSSVKMPQFKKSVKPKQRNHHFICHYCHKHGHIKPFCYKQRNDYLNWHSNRVLHKVFPNTAVKNSSTRKIWVPKTVIRCNVIYTSLRTNIAGAWYFDSGCSRHMTGTKAYLTDYVEVKSGRATYGGGVKGRIVGKGTLNVDGLPELHNVLHVEGLNSNLISISQLCDDDLHAKFNKNNSEVYNKADMCVMSGARSADNCYQLGEGDECRSAKVSDLDLWHQKLGHVSFKTLKNLCKFDAMKDLTGKTKEDDTEGLADVSEPQTRNGVEAGVETSEATPSTTPTETLENEDSDDGVNSEGKDIPNKIQKNHPSSQIIGEVHNEVRTRKKYKVDHRKMIGLVCMSSTFSQNKTDEFGNIIRNKARLVAQGYTQVEGVDFDETFAPVTRIESVRLLLTVACHMRIKLYQIDVKSAFLNGILNEEAYVSQPKEFEYPHHMEHVYKLKKALYGLKQAPRAWYGRLADYLINLGFKRGEVDKTFFIQKLKHDILICQVYVDYIIFGASSQKLVDNFVECMSSQFEMSMVGELNFFLGLQVTQLQDGIFLCQSKYAKNLVKKFSNDNSKHMKTPMESSEKLSKDDVADGVDNTMYRSIIGNLLYLTATRPDIMFSVFVC